One region of Macadamia integrifolia cultivar HAES 741 chromosome 11, SCU_Mint_v3, whole genome shotgun sequence genomic DNA includes:
- the LOC122093410 gene encoding protein TRANSPORT INHIBITOR RESPONSE 1-like, giving the protein MASKRKRDSPEEKEKRVSPFPDEVLERVLGFVKSHKDRSSVSLVCKDWYSAERWSRTHVFIGNCYSVSPEILVGRFPNIRSVTLKGKPRFSDFNLVPSNWGADIQSWLDVFVSAYPHLEELRLKRMTVTDESLDFLAHSFPNFKALSLVSCDGFSTDGLATIAAYCKNLTELDILENGIEDLGGGWLSCFPENFTSLEILNFANLNSEVSFDSLERLVARCKSLKVLKANKNVTLEQLQRLLSRAPQLMELGTGSFSQDFSFLQYEELKKAFNNCRNLHTLSGLWEATSLYLPALYPACANLTFLNLSYAALQSAELAKLLPNCPLLQRLWVLDTVEDKGLEAVGSSCPLLEELRVFPAEPVVGGGGGVTESGLVAVSRGCHKLHYTLYFCRQMTNAAVATVVQNCPDFTHFRLCIMNPCQPDYLTNESMDEAFGSVVKTCTKLQRLAVSGLLTDLTFEYIGRYAKNLETLSVAFAGSSDRGMQCVLEGCPKLRKLEIRDSPFGNAALLSGLERYESMRSLWMSACNVTMNGCRLLAREMPRLNVEVIKEDESDDTQAEKVYVYRSVAGPRRDAPPFVLTL; this is encoded by the exons ATGGCTtctaaaaggaaaagagattcgccggaggagaaggagaaacgTGTTTCTCCGTTCCCTGACGAAGTATTGGAACGTGTTCTGGGTTTCGTGAAGTCCCACAAGGATAGGAGCTCTGTTTCTCTAGTTTGCAAGGACTGGTACAGTGCAGAGAGATGGAGCCGAACTCATGTGTTCATTGGCAACTGCTACTCTGTTTCACCTGAGATTCTTGTTGGGAGATTTCCTAACATTCGAAGCGTAACCTTGAAAGGGAAACCTCGGTTCTCAGATTTCAACCTCGTCCCTTCTAACTGGGGAGCCGATATACAATCATGGCTTGATGTATTTGTCTCTGCGTATCCTCACCTTGAGGAGCTGCGTCTTAAGAGGATGACTGTCACGGATGAAAGCTTGGATTTTCTTGCGCATTCATTTCCCAACTTCAAAGCTCTCTCCCTTGTGAGTTGTGATGGGTTCAGCACTGATGGCCTTGCCACCATTGCCGCATATTGCAA GAACTTGACTGAGCTGGACATACTGGAGAATGGCATTGAGGATCTTGGGGGTGGCTGGTTGAGTTGCTTTCCTGAAAACTTCACATCACTAGAAATACTGAACTTTGCAAATTTGAACAGTGAAGTCAGTTTTGATTCCCTGGAGAGGCTTGTTGCTAGATGCAAGTCATTGAAGGTTttgaaagcaaataaaaatgtGACTTTGGAACAATTACAAAGGCTGCTGTCGCGAGCTCCTCAATTAATGGAACTGGGAACTGGCTCATTCTCGCAAGATTTCAGTTTTCTGCAGTATGAAGAACTCAAAAAAGCATTCAACAATTGCAGGAACTTGCACACACTGTCTGGTTTATGGGAAGCCACTTCCCTTTATCTTCCAGCCCTCTATCCTGCATGCGCTAATCTGACATTCTTGAATTTGAGCTATGCTGCCTTACAGAGTGCTGAACTTGCTAAGCTCCTCCCCAATTGCCCACTTCTCCAGCGTCTCTGG GTCCTGGACACTGTAGAAGACAAAGGACTTGAGGCTGTTGGGTCGAGCTGCCCTTTACTCGAGGAGCTTCGTGTCTTTCCTGCAGAACCTGTGGTGGGGGGTGGTGGAGGGGTGACAGAGTCTGGCTTGGTAGCTGTCTCCCGTGGCTGCCATAAACTGCACTATACTCTCTACTTCTGCCGACAGATGACCAATGCTGCTGTGGCTACAGTAGTGCAAAACTGCCCTGATTTCACCCACTTCCGTCTCTGCATCATGAACCCTTGCCAGCCAGATTACTTGACTAATGAGTCTATGGATGAAGCTTTTGGTTCCGTGGTGAAGACATGCACCAAACTTCAGAGGCTTGCGGTCTCTGGTCTATTGACTGACCTGACTTTTGAGTACATTGGGAGATATGCTAAGAACTTGGAGACATTATCTGTGGCATTTGCAGGCAGCAGTGACAGGGGGATGCAGTGTGTGCTTGAAGGATGTCCAAAGCTACGGAAACTTGAGATACGAGATTCCCCCTTTGGGAATGCGGCTCTGTTGTCAGGGCTGGAGAGGTACGAATCAATGAGGTCTTTGTGGATGTCAGCCTGCAATGTGACAATGAATGGGTGTAGGCTGCTGGCTAGGGAGATGCCAAGGTTGAATGTGGAGGTGATCAAAGAGGATGAAAGTGATGACACTCAGGCTGAGAAGGTCTATGTTTATCGCTCTGTTGCAGGGCCAAGAAGGGAtgcccctccttttgttctCACCCTCTGA
- the LOC122093411 gene encoding dynein light chain 2, cytoplasmic, whose translation MLEGKAVVSDTDMLQTMQDEALCLAAKALDVFDITDSTQIACFIKKEFDRLHGPGWQCIVGTDFGSFVTHFCGCFIHFCIGSLAILLFKGASGLEEEENQFTALELVKA comes from the exons ATGTTGGAAGGCAAGGCCGTGGTTAGCGACACTGACATGCTTCAAACCATGCAGGATGAAGCACTTTGCCTCGCCGCCAAAGCCCTTGATGTCTTCGATATCACTGATTCCACCCAGATTGCTTGCTTCATTAAGAAG GAGTTTGACAGGCTTCATGGACCAGGGTGGCAGTGCATCGTGGGAACAGATTTTGGTTCTTTTGTTACTCACTTCTGTGGCTGCTTCATCCACTTCTGCATCGGCAGCCTTGCAATCTTGCTTTTCAAGGGTGCCTCAGGTCTTGAGGAAGAGGAAAACCAGTTCACAGCTTTGGAGCTGGTGAAGGCATGA